From the Theobroma cacao cultivar B97-61/B2 chromosome 2, Criollo_cocoa_genome_V2, whole genome shotgun sequence genome, one window contains:
- the LOC18608412 gene encoding uncharacterized protein LOC18608412, with protein sequence MAAMKGCYCYPNASKNETHHYHHLLRQNLPVVTKKPLPSSSFSSCATLYANDDKNRSPPLRIRAASGEGNSNSNVSSASDVKGSGTTARGRRLVKIREEKRKREFDGLHNYPAWAKVLENACKDDAELRAVLGDSIGDPELMRKRVEERVRKKGRDFHKQKTGSVLSFKVSFRDFNPLDSYIWIELYGSPSDQEVNLIGSVIQSWYVMGRLGAFNSSNLQLANASMEYDPLYDEEKGFKVMPSSFHDISDVEFQDNWGRVWVDLGTSDFFSIDVLLNCMTVLSADYLGIQQIVFGGRCMGDWEEGMTNPDYGYKYFKI encoded by the exons ATGGCGGCAATGAAAGGATGCTATTGCTATCCAAATGCAAGTAAAAATGAAACCCATCATTATCATCACCTTCTTCGTCAGAATTTACCTGTAGTTACCAAGAAGCCCCTtccctcttcttctttttcctcttgcGCAACTCTTTACGCCAACGATGACAAGAACAGATCGCCACCTCTTCGAATTCGAGCAGCATCTGGAGAAGGCAATTCGAATTCCAATGTTTCAAGCGCAAGCGATGTTAAGGGCTCGGGTACCACAGCGAGAGGTAGAAGACTTGTCAAGATTCGTGAAGAGAAGAGGAAGCGAGAATTCGATGGGCTTCACAATTATCCCGCCTGGGCTAA aGTCCTAGAAAACGCCTGCAAAGACGATGCGGAGCTACGAGCGGTTCTTGGCGATAGCATTGGCGACCCTGAGCTCATGAGGAAACGG GTTGAAGAGCGTGTTCGGAAAAAGGGTAGAGATTTTCACAAACAAAAGACGGGCTCTGTGCTTTCATTTAAAGTCAGCTTCCGAGA TTTTAACCCACTTGATTCCTACATATGGATTGAGTTATATGGATCACCTTCTGATCAAGAAGTCAATCTCATTGGCAGT GTTATTCAGTCATGGTATGTTATGGGACGTTTGGGTGCCTTTAATTCTTCTAATTTGCAG TTGGCAAATGCATCAATGGAATATGATCCCCTCTATGATGAGGAAAAGGGATTTAAAGTGATGCCATCATCATTCCATGATATCAGTGATGTTGAGTTTCAGGATAACTGGGGCCGTGTTTG GGTTGACCTTGGTActtctgattttttttccattgatGTCCTCCTCAACTGCATGACAGTATTGAGTGCAGA TTATTTGGGCATTCAACAGATAGTATTCGGTGGTCGTTGTATGGGTGATTGGGAAGAGGGTATGACAAACCCTGACTATGGCTACAAGTACTTCAAAATCTGA
- the LOC108660627 gene encoding uncharacterized protein LOC108660627, translating to MSFSPWDLPIPYVSNHSNLQCCLDCITPSVPTRILTSKKCVQTSNAFLQFHERDIVEGFALSDLWHSYNEWSAYGVGVPIVLNNGDRVVQYYSPSLSALQIYTSKPFPSSKSLFDQTDEKFGELEKEAKLEKESAHNDNMPSSNSSCLSLDITWDDSTTFQFSSGQTTNQCHYLYCQYNETCSPYFRVPFKEKVHVF from the exons ATGTCATTCTCTCCCTGGGACTTGCCAATACCATATGTTTCAAACCACTCCAATCTTCAATGCTGTCTTGACTGCATTACTCCCTCTGTTCCCACCCGAATCCTTACTAGTAAG AAATGTGTTCAAACTTCCAATGCCTTCTTGCAATTCCATGAGAGGGATATAGTTGAAGGGTTCGCTTTAAGTGACCTTTGGCACTCTTATAATGAGTGGAGTGCCTATGGCGTTGGTGTCCCAATTGTGTTGAACAATGGCGACCGTGTAGTGCAGTACTATTCACCTTCCTTATCAGCTTTGCAAATATACACTAGCAAACCGTTTCCCTCATCCAAGTCTCTATTCGATCAAACTGATGAGAAATTTgg GGAGTTGGAGAAGGAAGCAAAGCTTGAAAAAGAGTCTGCTCATAATGATAACATGCCTTCAAGCAATAGCTCATGCTTGAGTCTGGATATTACTTGGGACGATTCTACAACATTTCAATTTAGTTCAGGTCAAACAACAAATCAGTGTCACTACTTATATTGCCAATACAACGAGACATGCAGTCCTTATTTTAGAGTTCCATTTAAAGAAAAG GTGCACGTATTTTAA